From the genome of bacterium:
TTCCGGTGATCGGTGAATCGACCCGGGCAAGCGCGAGCAGGCCAAGCGTCGCCAGAACGGCGGAGCCCCAGAGCATGGCCGTCGTCGAGATGCGGTGGGCGATCGGCCCGGCGAAATGGCGCAGCACGAACATCATCCCGCTCACGTAGATGAGCAGCCAGATGCCGCGCATTCCGACCGTGCGCGTGAGCGTGAGATCGATCCACTGGCCGGGCGCCAGCTCCGAAGCGGCCGTCAGGAACATGCACAGCCACCAGACGAGGAACATCGGTTGGCGGAAGATCTCGCGGAACATGTCGCCCATGGACACGCCCGCGCTCGCGCGTTCGGTGCGCGGAAAGCGGGTGCCCATGCAGAGCAGGATCGCGGCGGAGGCCGGCACGATCACCATGCCAAAGCGCGCCTGCCATCCCCATCCGAGTGCGCCCGCTCCCACCTCGATGAGTCCGCCGACGATGATGCCCGCAGGCCACCAGGCGTGGACGACATTGAGACGATGGATCTTGTCCTCCGGGTAGAGGGCTGCCACCAGCGGATTGACCGTGGCTTCCATGAAACCCCAGCCGAGTCCCGAGAGCAGGAAGCCGCACCACAGCCAGGTGTAGATGTTCTCCCCGGCGAAGCTGGGGGCCGCGATGGCAAGCCCGGTCCCCACCACGAAAGAGCTTGCGGAGATCATCAATCCGCGGCCCATGCCGATCTTGTCGAGGAAGGAGCTGCCGAGGAAGAGCGTGGTGGCAAAACCCGTGAAGGCGATTCCCAGTAGTTGGCCCGCCAGGACCCCGGATCCGGCTGGATCGATCGCACGCAGATAGTCGCTCTCGAGCGTCGTGATGATGCCTGAGCGCAGGGAGAAGGAGAGCCCTGCGGTGAATAGCGTGAGTGTGCTGACCAGGAAGAGGCGGGTCGTCTGGAAATCGGTGCGCGCTTGGCTCATGGGCTGCGTAGAATAGGGCACATGCTTCGCACCGTGAGTCTCTTCTTCGCCCTGACGCTTCTGGCGCTCCCTGGATGCAACGTTCTCCGGGGGTTCTTCCCCTCCCATTCCTACGAGACCGAGCCGCCCGAACTGCCCACGGATCTCGGAACTCCGGCCATCCTCGTGTTCACGAAGACCAACGGCTTTCGCCATGAGGAAGCGATCCCTGCCGGCCTGACGTTGCTCGAGAGCATCGCCGCCGAGCGCGGCTGGTCGCTCTTCCACACCGAGAACAGCGCCGTCTTCGCGCCCGAGATCCTGGCGCGGTTCAGCGCGGCCGTCTGGCACAACACCAGTGGCGATACCCTGAGCCCCGATCAGCGCGAGGCCTTCAAGGGTTGGCTCACGGCCGGCGGTGGTT
Proteins encoded in this window:
- a CDS encoding MFS transporter, with the protein product MGGEEPPENVASRERQKRQGEEETHGAKHVPYSTQPMSQARTDFQTTRLFLVSTLTLFTAGLSFSLRSGIITTLESDYLRAIDPAGSGVLAGQLLGIAFTGFATTLFLGSSFLDKIGMGRGLMISASSFVVGTGLAIAAPSFAGENIYTWLWCGFLLSGLGWGFMEATVNPLVAALYPEDKIHRLNVVHAWWPAGIIVGGLIEVGAGALGWGWQARFGMVIVPASAAILLCMGTRFPRTERASAGVSMGDMFREIFRQPMFLVWWLCMFLTAASELAPGQWIDLTLTRTVGMRGIWLLIYVSGMMFVLRHFAGPIAHRISTTAMLWGSAVLATLGLLALARVDSPITGIAAATIWGLGVCFFWPTMLANVSERFPRGGEFFIGLMGVAGALAIQLVLPALGGIFDREKIELAGGEAAFSALEGEPLAEILRSAAATSFETLAILPAVLIVIFGALHMVDRKKKTRSEQDAVSG